In Pseudomonas sp. MM213, a genomic segment contains:
- a CDS encoding type II and III secretion system protein family protein yields MSLRPAPAFKKIIHGLFWTGLSVNAAQAAPANCSQLDSWSTTFEVGQGLQNELRSPVPVTQLAVGDPKIADVQPSGNNAFILTGIAPGTTSLMVWTACSKTPRQSMVFVKGKATSALTSVPSVPSDDPLLPSQVQTDIRFVEVSRTKLKEASASIFGIRGNFLFGSPRTLPTIGGIVTPAIPVNNNNFNLTFATGSTLVALNALEGSGFAYTLARPSLVALSGQSASFLAGGEIPIPVPSSGSDNVSIEYKEFGIRLTLTPTIVGKNRIALKVAPEVSELDFTNAVSIAGTIVPALSVRRTDTSISLADGESFVISGLISSRNNSQVNKFPGLGDIPVLGAFFRDNTINREERELLMIVTPHLVQPLAANATLPSLPGEQLRNYDPNFYRMFFLENGDFDSLSGLSQ; encoded by the coding sequence GGCCTGTTCTGGACGGGCCTCAGCGTGAATGCGGCTCAGGCCGCACCTGCCAATTGTTCGCAACTGGACAGTTGGTCGACAACGTTCGAGGTCGGTCAGGGGTTGCAGAATGAACTGCGCAGCCCCGTTCCGGTAACGCAACTGGCGGTGGGTGACCCGAAAATTGCCGACGTGCAACCCAGCGGCAACAACGCGTTCATACTCACGGGCATTGCACCGGGGACCACCAGCCTGATGGTCTGGACTGCCTGTTCGAAAACGCCGCGCCAAAGCATGGTGTTCGTCAAAGGTAAAGCCACATCGGCACTGACCAGCGTGCCGTCGGTGCCCTCCGACGACCCGCTGCTGCCGAGCCAGGTACAGACCGATATCCGTTTCGTCGAAGTCAGCCGGACCAAGCTCAAGGAAGCCTCCGCCTCGATTTTCGGCATCCGTGGCAACTTCCTGTTCGGCTCGCCGAGAACCTTGCCCACCATCGGCGGCATTGTCACGCCCGCGATACCGGTGAACAACAACAACTTCAACCTCACGTTTGCTACCGGCAGTACCCTGGTGGCACTCAACGCGCTGGAAGGCAGTGGTTTCGCCTACACCCTGGCGCGGCCAAGCCTGGTAGCGCTCAGCGGGCAGAGTGCGAGCTTCCTGGCCGGCGGTGAAATACCGATTCCGGTGCCCAGTTCAGGCAGCGATAACGTGTCCATCGAGTACAAGGAATTCGGTATCCGCCTGACGCTGACGCCGACCATCGTCGGGAAAAATCGTATCGCGCTGAAGGTGGCGCCGGAAGTCAGTGAACTGGACTTCACCAACGCCGTGAGCATCGCCGGCACGATAGTCCCGGCCCTGAGCGTGCGCCGTACCGATACCAGCATCTCCCTGGCCGACGGCGAAAGCTTCGTCATCAGCGGCCTGATCAGCTCCCGCAACAATTCCCAGGTGAACAAGTTTCCGGGGCTGGGCGATATCCCGGTTCTGGGCGCATTTTTCCGCGACAACACCATCAACCGTGAAGAGCGCGAACTGCTGATGATCGTCACCCCCCATCTGGTCCAGCCACTGGCTGCCAATGCAACACTACCGTCATTGCCTGGCGAACAGCTGCGCAATTACGACCCGAACTTCTACCGCATGTTTTTCCTGGAAAATGGCGACTTCGACAGTCTCAGCGGTCTCTCGCAATGA
- a CDS encoding tetratricopeptide repeat protein produces the protein MKAVIAIATTLMLAGCASNGLTSRPPSCAKPGSEQELALNLADNMADEGRLYASLANLEGLPDDLVQVRLRKARVLRMMGRSGDAQPLYESLLGTCLTAEGEHGLGQLAAAKNDNASAATHLERAVKMAPTDDRMRNDLGVVYLNQRRIPEARFEFMTAMELKQANTLAALNMVTLLIYQDNWKSAADLVTRADLSPKQVAEAQTRAEKLKASAKKVVATEGNRKTEVADASSSANK, from the coding sequence ATGAAAGCAGTCATTGCAATAGCGACGACGTTAATGCTCGCAGGTTGCGCCAGTAATGGCCTGACTTCGCGACCGCCCAGCTGTGCCAAGCCCGGTTCGGAGCAGGAACTGGCCCTGAACCTGGCCGACAACATGGCCGACGAAGGCCGTTTGTATGCCAGCCTGGCGAATCTGGAAGGTTTGCCCGATGACCTGGTCCAGGTTCGCCTGCGCAAGGCTCGGGTGTTGCGCATGATGGGGCGTAGCGGCGACGCGCAGCCGTTGTACGAAAGCTTGCTCGGCACCTGTCTGACGGCTGAAGGGGAACATGGCCTGGGCCAGTTGGCCGCCGCCAAAAATGATAACGCCTCCGCTGCCACTCACCTTGAGCGTGCGGTGAAGATGGCCCCCACCGACGACAGGATGCGAAATGACCTGGGGGTCGTCTACCTCAATCAGCGACGGATCCCTGAAGCACGCTTTGAGTTCATGACCGCCATGGAGCTCAAGCAGGCAAACACATTGGCGGCACTCAATATGGTGACGCTGCTGATCTACCAGGATAACTGGAAGTCGGCTGCTGACCTGGTGACCCGCGCCGACTTGAGCCCCAAGCAAGTCGCCGAAGCTCAAACCCGCGCGGAAAAACTCAAGGCCTCCGCCAAAAAAGTGGTGGCTACCGAGGGGAATCGCAAGACGGAAGTAGCCGATGCCTCTTCCAGTGCGAACAAGTAG
- a CDS encoding type II secretion system F family protein, translating into MNNIPGEFILMFLGMVFIAVFLLSQGVVVPVFGEAGKMRKRIRGRLHVLEKANNLPNMQTVLRQKYLTRLTPLEAMLEQLPFMASLTQMIEQSGHEYRAYRVLLLGLFLGACAGFSIWMISSVLWMALLAGFGAFWLPLLKISRDRGKRFAGFEEGLPDALDAICRALRAGHPFNETLRLVGEEHKGPVAQEFGLTFADINYGNDVRRAMLGLLERMPSMTVMMLVTSILIHRETGGNLTEVLERLSRLIRGRFRFQRKVRTLSAEGRMSAWVLVSIPFVLAIAIVVTSPTYMPVLLNDPIGHKLIIGAFFAMLLGIFWIRKIIRIQV; encoded by the coding sequence ATGAACAATATTCCTGGTGAATTCATTCTGATGTTCCTCGGCATGGTGTTTATCGCTGTGTTCCTCCTGTCTCAGGGGGTGGTGGTGCCGGTGTTCGGCGAGGCCGGCAAGATGCGCAAGCGTATCCGCGGCCGTTTGCACGTTCTGGAGAAAGCCAACAACCTGCCCAATATGCAGACGGTGTTGCGACAGAAGTACCTGACGCGCTTGACGCCGCTGGAGGCCATGCTCGAGCAGTTGCCCTTTATGGCGAGCCTGACCCAGATGATCGAGCAGTCCGGTCATGAATATCGTGCTTATCGGGTGTTGTTGCTCGGGCTGTTCCTGGGCGCCTGTGCAGGTTTCTCGATCTGGATGATCTCGTCAGTCCTGTGGATGGCGTTGCTGGCGGGCTTCGGAGCGTTCTGGCTACCACTGCTGAAAATTTCTCGTGACCGTGGCAAACGCTTCGCCGGGTTTGAGGAAGGCCTGCCGGATGCACTGGATGCAATCTGCCGTGCCCTGCGCGCCGGGCACCCGTTCAACGAAACCCTGCGCCTGGTCGGCGAGGAGCATAAGGGGCCGGTCGCTCAGGAGTTTGGCCTGACTTTCGCGGACATCAACTATGGCAACGATGTACGTCGGGCCATGCTCGGCCTGCTGGAAAGGATGCCGAGCATGACGGTGATGATGCTGGTGACCTCAATCCTCATCCATCGCGAGACCGGCGGTAATCTGACCGAGGTGCTGGAGCGTTTGAGTCGCCTGATCCGCGGGCGTTTTCGCTTCCAGCGCAAGGTCAGGACCCTGTCGGCCGAAGGGCGGATGTCAGCCTGGGTGCTGGTGTCGATTCCGTTCGTGCTGGCGATTGCGATCGTTGTCACAAGCCCCACCTACATGCCTGTGCTGCTCAATGATCCCATAGGCCACAAACTGATCATCGGGGCGTTTTTCGCCATGCTGCTCGGGATTTTCTGGATACGCAAAATCATTCGGATTCAGGTTTAA
- a CDS encoding DUF3613 domain-containing protein: MKTKRLLIVCMACLSTTAWAIEPGPSSPYQQGTEQWLQLQIRGVVASPNLQTASAAERELAMQRWLNSFNFPIPMFFEQDAGGDMSSGN, encoded by the coding sequence ATGAAGACCAAAAGGCTGTTGATCGTGTGCATGGCTTGCCTGTCCACCACTGCCTGGGCTATTGAGCCGGGCCCCTCTTCGCCGTACCAACAAGGCACCGAACAGTGGTTGCAGTTGCAGATTCGAGGTGTGGTTGCCTCCCCTAATCTGCAAACCGCTTCGGCCGCCGAACGTGAACTGGCCATGCAGCGCTGGCTGAATAGCTTCAACTTCCCGATTCCGATGTTTTTTGAACAGGATGCTGGGGGAGATATGAGTAGCGGCAACTGA
- a CDS encoding type II secretion system F family protein gives MDFLLGLFSRVTGSEEVARLLFLGAIGLSTVLAVVAVSLLILGLQDPVQRRLALIKRGHLGNTAGQEAPGNLQLLLERVGQRFASAESAQTSVTQTLLTHAGYRSSSAVQMYWAVRLMTPLLLVGITLLLLPMIPRVSLAMGLLVVVLAAGIGWLLPALYVAKRKQLRQGRLRAAFPDALDLMVVCVESGLALPTTIERVAEEMSVSQVELAEELALVNAQIRAGISSTAALKQLAVRTGLDDVQGLVSLLAQSIRFGTSVADTLRIYADEFRDRRTQAAEEMGAKIGTKLIFPLIFCLWPSFFLVAIGPAMIGVLKVFG, from the coding sequence ATGGACTTTTTGCTCGGGTTGTTCAGTCGGGTCACGGGAAGCGAGGAGGTGGCGCGCCTGTTGTTCCTCGGCGCGATCGGTTTGAGTACGGTGCTTGCAGTTGTCGCCGTGAGCTTGCTGATTTTGGGGCTTCAGGATCCGGTGCAGCGTCGTCTGGCGCTGATCAAGCGTGGTCATTTAGGCAACACCGCCGGGCAAGAAGCCCCGGGTAATCTGCAACTGTTACTGGAACGGGTCGGCCAGCGCTTTGCCTCGGCCGAATCGGCTCAGACCTCAGTCACCCAGACTTTATTGACGCATGCTGGGTACCGTTCCTCTTCAGCGGTGCAGATGTACTGGGCTGTGCGCTTGATGACGCCGCTGTTATTAGTCGGTATTACGTTGCTGCTATTGCCGATGATTCCCAGGGTTTCCCTGGCCATGGGGTTGCTGGTGGTGGTCTTGGCAGCCGGTATCGGATGGTTGCTGCCAGCGCTGTATGTCGCCAAGCGCAAGCAGTTGCGACAAGGTCGGTTGCGTGCCGCGTTTCCGGATGCGCTGGATCTGATGGTCGTGTGCGTGGAGTCGGGCCTTGCCTTGCCTACGACGATCGAACGGGTGGCTGAGGAGATGTCGGTCAGTCAGGTCGAACTGGCTGAAGAACTGGCCCTGGTCAATGCGCAAATCCGCGCGGGCATTTCCAGTACCGCGGCGCTCAAACAACTGGCTGTGCGCACTGGCCTGGATGACGTACAAGGGCTGGTCAGCCTGTTGGCGCAGAGTATCCGCTTTGGTACCAGCGTGGCCGATACCCTGCGCATCTATGCCGATGAATTCCGTGACCGGCGTACGCAGGCCGCCGAAGAGATGGGGGCGAAAATTGGTACCAAGCTGATATTCCCGCTGATTTTCTGCCTGTGGCCGAGCTTCTTTCTGGTCGCTATCGGCCCGGCCATGATCGGTGTACTCAAAGTATTCGGGTGA
- a CDS encoding CpaF family protein, whose translation MISDFRNRLRKQSGKPAAAQPGDDLLDPPEEIMAWERVAPDVLYETKSQVTPVEAEWREKIYQQLLKVMDLSLLDSLEQAEAARQIRDICQRLLDEHSAPVSTVSRQLIIKQITDEVLGLGPLEPLLADHSVSDILVNGSASVYVERFGKLQRTDVRFRDDQHLLNIIDRIVSSLGRRIDESSPLVDARLKDGSRVNAIIPPLAIDGPSMSIRRFAVDLLNTDSLIQVGTLTPAIALLLKAIVRGRLNVLISGGTGSGKTTMLNVLSSFIPQNERIVTIEDSAELQLQQPHVVRLETRPSNIEGRGEVSQRELVRNSLRMRPDRIVIGEVRGVEALDMLTAMNTGHDGSLTTIHANTARDALGRVENMVSMTGATFPIKAMRQQIASAIDVVIQLERQEDGKRRLVSVQEINGMEGEIITMTEIFSFVRHGMGENGEVLGDYRPSGMIPAFRDVLAKRGIELPLTMFRPEWMEARQS comes from the coding sequence ATGATCAGCGACTTTCGTAACCGCTTGCGCAAACAGTCTGGTAAACCCGCCGCTGCCCAACCGGGCGACGATCTGCTGGATCCGCCAGAGGAAATAATGGCGTGGGAACGTGTGGCACCAGACGTTCTTTACGAAACCAAAAGCCAGGTCACCCCGGTGGAGGCGGAGTGGCGGGAAAAGATCTACCAGCAGTTGCTCAAAGTCATGGACCTGTCCTTGCTGGACTCCCTTGAACAGGCCGAGGCTGCTCGGCAGATTCGCGATATTTGCCAGCGCCTGCTCGATGAGCATTCGGCACCGGTGAGTACCGTCAGCCGTCAGTTGATCATCAAGCAGATCACCGACGAGGTGCTCGGCCTCGGGCCTCTGGAACCGTTGCTGGCCGATCACAGCGTGTCCGACATTCTGGTCAACGGCTCTGCCTCGGTCTATGTCGAGCGCTTCGGCAAACTGCAACGGACCGATGTGCGTTTTCGCGATGATCAGCATTTGTTGAACATCATCGACCGTATCGTCTCAAGCCTGGGTCGGCGTATCGACGAGTCCTCGCCGTTGGTGGATGCCCGGCTCAAGGACGGTTCGCGGGTCAACGCGATTATCCCGCCGCTGGCCATCGATGGCCCGAGCATGTCGATTCGGCGCTTTGCGGTGGACCTGCTCAATACCGACAGTCTGATCCAGGTGGGGACGTTGACCCCGGCCATTGCCCTGCTGCTCAAGGCGATTGTCCGTGGGCGCTTGAACGTGCTGATTTCCGGCGGTACCGGCAGCGGCAAGACCACCATGCTCAATGTGCTGTCCAGTTTCATTCCGCAAAACGAGCGGATTGTCACCATCGAAGATTCGGCCGAACTGCAATTGCAGCAACCCCATGTGGTGCGCCTGGAAACCCGGCCTTCGAACATCGAGGGCCGTGGCGAAGTGAGCCAGCGGGAGTTGGTGCGCAACAGCCTGAGGATGCGTCCGGACCGCATAGTGATCGGCGAAGTGCGCGGCGTCGAGGCGCTGGACATGCTGACTGCGATGAACACCGGCCACGACGGCTCGTTGACCACGATCCACGCCAACACCGCACGCGATGCGTTGGGGCGAGTCGAGAACATGGTGTCGATGACCGGGGCGACCTTTCCGATCAAGGCCATGCGGCAGCAGATCGCTTCGGCCATTGATGTGGTGATCCAATTGGAACGCCAAGAGGATGGCAAGCGCAGACTGGTCAGCGTGCAGGAAATCAACGGCATGGAAGGCGAGATCATCACCATGACCGAAATCTTTTCCTTCGTGCGCCATGGCATGGGCGAAAACGGCGAAGTGCTTGGTGATTACCGGCCCAGCGGCATGATCCCCGCGTTCCGCGATGTGCTGGCCAAGCGCGGCATCGAGTTGCCGCTTACGATGTTCAGGCCTGAATGGATGGAGGCACGGCAGTCATGA